The following coding sequences lie in one Miscanthus floridulus cultivar M001 chromosome 9, ASM1932011v1, whole genome shotgun sequence genomic window:
- the LOC136479487 gene encoding uncharacterized protein: MTNTHIVNCLCSKFREELEKEGGHDIESRLEKEFPAWFRSHIKMLWKDNREEVSEGLYAISCRPDLRVRLWSSCSVNGVRYNTIDRERQRQTQNSGVLAEGTHNGVSTEFYGQLKEIVQLSYNSNLQMIRTVVLFRCEWFSQDGKARNIRDDGHFRSINIERFWYKSDPFILASQSTKVFYVQDTQFGDNWRVVQKFEHRSMYDVNETEVSTVHQDETGSDNELEVQDDQDDGTDEPTPVQRRVDGQKSSVVGNLQALINRREEDMAENNDEDDDYVDDTILEYCSDNDRDPMECNDDD, translated from the exons ATGACCAATACTCATATTGTGAACTGTCTATGCAGCAAGTTTAGAGAAGAGTTAGAGAAAGAGGGTGGCCATGATATTGAGAGTAGGTTAGAAAAGGAATTTCCTGCTTGGTTTAGGAGTCAT ATCAAGATGCTGTGGAAGGATAATCGTGAAGAGGTCAGTGAAGGGCTTTATGCAATATCATGTCGACCTGACCTTAGGGTCAGATTATGGTCATCATGTAGTGTGAATGGTGTTCGATACAACACTATTGACCGTGAAAGACAAAGGCAGACACAAAACAGTGGTGTGCTGGCAGAAGGAACACACAATGGAGTGTCGACTGAATTTTATGGTCAGCTCAAGGAGATAGTTCAGTTGAGCTACAACTCCAATTTACAAATGATTCGAACTGTGGTACTTTTTCGGTGTGAGTGGTTCAGTCAAGATGGCAAAGCTAGAAACATTAGAGATGATGGCCATTTTAGATCCATCAATATAGAGAGGTTTTGGTACAAGTCAGACCCATTTATATTAGCAAGTCAATCAACAAAGGTCTTCTATGTGCAGGACACACAATTTGGCGACAATTGGCGTGTTGTCCAAAAATTTGAGCATAGGAGCATGTATGATGTCAATGAAACAGAAGTCAGCACTGTTCACCAAGATGAAACTGGGTCTGATAATGAGCTTGAGGTGCAAGATGATCAAGATGATGGCACCGATGAACCTACACCAGTGCAGCGACGTGTAGATGGACAGAAATCTTCTGTTGTTGGTAACTTACAAGCTCTTATCAATAGAAGAGAAGAAGACATGGCTGAgaacaatgatgaggatgatgactatGTAGATGACACCATCTTAGAGTATTGTAGTGACAATGATAGGGATCCCATGGAATGTAATGATGATGATTAG
- the LOC136479488 gene encoding uncharacterized protein — translation MPHQGADGWGSSLIILYANTLDKMGIPRSSLRPSKALFYGVMPGKEVMPIRQIKLNITFGQPNNFRKEPLTFDVVDFPDIYHALLGRPCFTMFMAVPNYTYLKLKMPGPKVVITIEGSFEQAYYSKQDCIAQADALVAPCAPDGPGHDAERASVEEATKVEAVLDQPSIS, via the coding sequence atgcctcaccaaggtgctgatggatggggcaGCAGCCTCATCATACTCTACGCCAACACTCTCGACAAGATGGGCATCCCTCGGAGCAGCCTGCGCCCTAGCAAGGCGCTGTTCTACGGGGTCATGCCGGGGAAGGAAGTCATGCCCATCAGGCAGATCAAGCTCAACATCACCTTCGGCCAGCCGAACAACTTCCGCAAGGAGCCGCTCACCTTCGATGTGGTCGACTTCCCCGACATCTACCATGCCCTTCTTGGTCGGCCATGCTTCACCatgttcatggccgtccccaactacacctacctgaagctcaAGATGCCCGGCCCAAAGGTGGTCATCACCATCGAAGGCAGCttcgagcaagcctactactCCAAGCAAGATTGCATCGCCCAAGCAGATGCACTCGTTGCTCCCTGTGCTCCCGATGGCCCTGGCCACGATGCAGAAAGGGCGTCGGTGGAGGAAGCAACCAAGGTAGAGGCGGTGCTCGATCAACCAAGCATCAGCTAG